The Zingiber officinale cultivar Zhangliang chromosome 9A, Zo_v1.1, whole genome shotgun sequence genome window below encodes:
- the LOC122019547 gene encoding U-box domain-containing protein 20-like, with product MAMAWRRRAKSKAKPATEILEIAVPLHFRCPISLELMKDPVTTCTGITYDRQSIEGWLQRGHITCPVTHQQLRSDELLPNLVLTRMIQSWCGAHRDAGVERIPTPKIPLSAPQAEELLSELAACARRRDAGRCEQLAARVRALARESERNRRCLASNGAGRVLAAAFSAFAANYAELPELLEGVLAAMAAAGMATDDEAASFLAAPEPLNLLAEMLRHGSLAARLNAAMAVKSLLATTSSKPISELVSATEGMVEALAKLVKEPISQQAMKASLAAIYYMVSEDEGAAESVAEQGVVPALVEVLTEPERGMCEKALAVLEGVLSCERGRAAACSHALAVPALAKRMFRVSEAATELAVSALWKLCGDCGKCSREAVQVGAFPKLLLLLQIGCGEETKERATQLIKFLNANCSGKNIECADTMDFKGLNKL from the coding sequence ATGGCCATGGCATGGAGGAGGAGAGCCAAGTCCAAGGCCAAGCCGGCCACCGAAATATTGGAGATCGCCGTCCCGCTGCACTTCCGGTGCCCGATATCGCTAGAGCTGATGAAAGACCCGGTGACGACGTGCACCGGCATCACCTACGACCGACAGTCGATCGAGGGGTGGCTCCAGCGGGGGCATATCACGTGCCCGGTCACCCATCAGCAGCTGCGCTCCGACGAGCTCCTCCCTAACCTCGTGCTCACCCGGATGATACAATCCTGGTGTGGCGCCCACCGCGACGCCGGCGTCGAGCGCATCCCCACGCCCAAGATCCCTCTCTCCGCGCCGCAGGCGGAGGAGCTCCTCTCTGAGCTCGCCGCCTGCGCCCGGCGGCGCGACGCCGGGAGGTGCGAGCAGCTGGCGGCGAGGGTGAGGGCCCTCGCGCGGGAGAGCGAGCGCAACCGGCGGTGCCTGGCGTCCAACGGCGCGGGAAGGGTTTTGGCGGCAGCCTTTTCGGCGTTCGCCGCCAACTATGCTGAACTTCCGGAACTTCTGGAGGGAGTGCTGGCCGCAATGGCGGCGGCGGGCATGGCGACGGACGACGAGGCCGCTTCATTTCTCGCCGCGCCGGAGCCCTTGAACCTCCTCGCGGAGATGCTGAGGCACGGCAGCCTGGCCGCACGGCTCAACGCGGCGATGGCGGTGAAGTCTCTTCTGGCGACGACGTCGAGCAAGCCAATTTCCGAATTGGTGTCGGCGACTGAGGGGATGGTGGAGGCGCTGGCGAAACTCGTCAAGGAGCCGATCTCCCAGCAGGCGATGAAGGCCTCGCTCGCGGCGATCTACTACATGGTGAGCGAGGACGAGGGGGCGGCGGAGTCGGTGGCGGAGCAGGGCGTGGTTCCGGCGCTGGTGGAGGTGCTAACGGAGCCGGAGAGGGGGATGTGCGAGAAGGCGCTGGCGGTGCTGGAGGGGGTGCTCAGCTGCGAGCGCGGCAGAGCTGCCGCATGCTCGCACGCGCTGGCGGTGCCGGCGCTGGCGAAGAGGATGTTCCGGGTGTCAGAGGCGGCGACGGAGCTGGCGGTGTCGGCGCTGTGGAAACTGTGCGGGGACTGCGGGAAGTGCTCGCGGGAGGCTGTCCAGGTGGGGGCGTTTCCGAAACTGCTGCTGCTACTGCAAATCGGGTGCGGCGAGGAGACGAAGGAGAGAGCGACGCAGCTGATTAAATTTTTGAACGCGAACTGTTCGGGGAAGAACATCGAGTGCGCCGACACCATGGATTTCAAGGGACTCAACAAATTATAA